In Rhododendron vialii isolate Sample 1 chromosome 9a, ASM3025357v1, the following are encoded in one genomic region:
- the LOC131300628 gene encoding trimethyltridecatetraene synthase-like — translation MEAPSWAILALTWLASIALFHYLTTTLGRRFRRHKLKYPPGPRPWPIIGNLNLVGSVPHLSFHNLSRKYGEIMQLKFGSFPVVVVSSPEMAKEVLQTQGETFASRPATAAGKYTAYNNSDMAWAPYGPHWRLARRLYLNELFSPKRMDSYEYIRVEERRALMLRLFALSGKETVIREELTRFTLTNVSRMALGEKYFSESQSGRSSSRVKLEELKEMVDEWFLLGGVFNIGDWIPWLAFLDLQGYVKRMKALYKKFDRFHNHVIADHKAKREAEKDNFVAKDMVDVVLQLADDPNLEVELNSDGVKGLLQDPILGGTDTSTMTMEWAISELLKQPRLLQKATEELDRVVGRDRWVEEDDIQNLPYICAIAKETMRFHPVATLLAPHLSIEHCKIAGYDIPKGTTVFVNTWGIGRDPRYWEEPEKFLPERFFGKDIDVKGHHFELLPFGSGRRMCPAYRLGLMLIQSTLANLVHGFKWGLPDNVKPEDVDM, via the exons ATGGAGGCACCTTCTTGGGCTATTCTAGCCTTAACATGGCTAGCTTCAATTGCCCTTTTCCATTACCTCACCACCACCCTCGGCCGCCGCTTCCGCCGCCACAAACTGAAGTACCCGCCGGGCCCTAGACCGTGGCCGATCATCGGCAACTTAAACTTGGTTGGTTCAGTCCCACACCTATCCTTCCACAACTTATCCCGAAAGTACGGGGAAATAATGCAACTCAAGTTCGGCTCGTTCCCTGTCGTGGTCGTCTCGTCTCCCGAGATGGCAAAGGAAGTCTTGCAGACACAGGGCGAGACCTTTGCTTCCCGGCCCGCGACTGCGGCCGGCAAGTACACTGCCTACAACAACTCCGACATGGCGTGGGCCCCTTACGGCCCCCACTGGCGTCTAGCAAGGAGACTCTACCTCAACGAGCTTTTCAGCCCGAAGCGAATGGActcctacgagtacatccgcgTGGAGGAAAGGCGCGCTCTGATGTTGCGCCTCTTCGCCCTCTCGGGAAAGGAGACCGTGATCAGGGAAGAACTGACCCGCTTCACGCTAACGAACGTGAGTCGGATGGCGTTGGGAGAAAAGTACTTCAGCGAATCACAATCGGGTCGGTCTTCTTCGAGAGTGAAGCTGGAAGAACTCAAGGAGATGGTGGACGAGTGGTTTCTGCTTGGCGGGGTGTTCAATATCGGGGATTGGATACCATGGCTTGCTTTCTTGGATTTGCAGGGCTATGTGAAGAGGATGAAGGCTCTGTACAAGAAATTCGACAGGTTTCACAATCATGTGATCGCCGATCACAAGGCGAAGAGGGAAGCTGAGAAGGATAATTTTGTGGCCAAGGATATGGTGGATGTTGTTTTGCAACTTGCCGATGATCCGAATCTTGAGGTTGAGCTAAACAGTGATGGTGTCAAAGGCTTACTACAG GACCCAATACTTGGCGGAACCGATACATCAACAATGACAATGGAATGGGCAATATCCGAGCTCCTAAAACAACCACGACTCCTCCAAAAAGCAACTGAAGAGCTGGACAGAGTCGTTGGAAGAGACAGGTGGGTGGAAGAGGATGACATCCAAAACCTTCCTTACATTTGTGCAATAGCAAAGGAGACTATGAGGTTTCACCCGGTTGCTACGCTCCTTGCACCCCACTTATCCATCGAACATTGCAAAATTGCCGGCTACGACATCCCTAAAGGAACAACTGTGTTTGTAAACACATGGGGTATAGGCAGAGATCCTAGATATTGGGAGGAACCGGAAAAGTTCCTACCAGAGCGGTTTTTCGGGAAAGATATCGACGTGAAGGGGCACCATTTCGAGCTATTGCCTTTTGGTTCAGGCCGAAGGATGTGCCCTGCCTACCGTCTTGGACTAATGTTGATCCAGTCGACCTTGGCTAATTTGGTACACGGATTCAAGTGGGGATTACCCGATAATGTGAAGCCCGAAGATGTAGACATGTAG